In Thermodesulfobacteriota bacterium, the DNA window GGAAACGCCGTTTCCCCTTGCAGAACAGGTGTCGCTTCTGTAGGTTTGTCCACGCTTGGGCCGGCAGAGGAGGCTCGGCCGGGTGCACGGGAAACATGGATTCCCGCTCTTCAGGCGCCCGTCCCCGCGCCGCGGACGCCCCGGCGCTTGCGGCGGCGAGGGGCGGGGCGCTCCACTGTCGGGGCGGCCCGCGGGCCGAAAGGAGGAAGGCAGATGCGAAAGCTTCGAATCCTGTCGCTGGTGGTGCTGGCCGCAATGGCGGGGGGCGTGGTCCAGGCCGGCGAGACCCTGGACGCCGTGCGCAAGAAGGGCTTCATCCAGGTGGGCGTCAACGGCAGCCTCTTCGGCTTCGGCATGCCCGACGAAAAGGGCGAGTGGAAGGGGCTGGACGTGGACACGGCCCGGGCCATCGCCGCCGCGCTCTTCGGCGACGCGAGCAAGGTCAAGTACACGCCGCTCACCGCGCAGCAGCGGTTCACAGCCCTCCAGTCCGGGGAGGTGGACGTGCTCTGCCGCAACGCCACCCGCACCCTGACCCGCGAGACCCAGCTCGGCCTGGACTTCGTACAGGTGAACTACTACGACGGCCAGGGCTTCATGGTGCCCAAGAAGATGGGCATCAAGAGCGCCCGAGAGCTCGGCGGCGCCGCCGTGTGCGTGCTCCCCGGCACCACCACCGAGTCCAACGCGGCGGACTACTTCCGCCTCCACAAGATGGAGTGGAAGCCCGTGGTGATCGAGAGCACCGCCGAGGTGGGCAAGGCCTTCTTCGCCGGACGGTGCGACGTGTACACGTCGGACGCTTCCCAGTTGGCCGGGCAGCGGGCCTCCGCGCCCAATCCGGACGATTACGCCCTCCTGCCCGAGATCATCTCCAAGGAGCCCTTGGCCCCCGCGGTGCGCCAGGGCGACGACGCCTGGCGGGAGGTCGTGAACTTCGCTGTGCTGGCCCTGATCGAGGCCGAGGAGCTCGGCATCACGTCGGGCAACGTGGACGCGATGCTCCAGAGCGCCGACCCCAGGGTGCAGCGCTTCCTCGGAGTGAGCGAGGGCAACGGAAAGGCCCTCGGACTGGACGAGAAGTGGGCCTACCACGTGGTCAAGCAGGTGGGCAACTACGGCGAGGTCTTCGAGCGCAACGTCGGAGTGAAGACCTCCCTCAAGCTGGAGCGGGGGCTCAACGCCCTGTGGACGAACGGCGGGCTGATGTACTCGCCCCCGTTCAAGTAGCCGCGCGTGCCGGAGGGCGCCCGGTTTCGGGGCGCCCTCCGGCNNNNNNNNNNGGGGGGGGGGGGGGGGGGGGGGGGGTGGGGGCCCCCCCCCCCCCCACACCGCCCCCCGAGCCGGGACGCCCACGGATGAGCCGACGCGGAGCCCTCTGCGCCGCCGACCCGAGGCCGGCTG includes these proteins:
- a CDS encoding amino acid ABC transporter substrate-binding protein, producing MRKLRILSLVVLAAMAGGVVQAGETLDAVRKKGFIQVGVNGSLFGFGMPDEKGEWKGLDVDTARAIAAALFGDASKVKYTPLTAQQRFTALQSGEVDVLCRNATRTLTRETQLGLDFVQVNYYDGQGFMVPKKMGIKSARELGGAAVCVLPGTTTESNAADYFRLHKMEWKPVVIESTAEVGKAFFAGRCDVYTSDASQLAGQRASAPNPDDYALLPEIISKEPLAPAVRQGDDAWREVVNFAVLALIEAEELGITSGNVDAMLQSADPRVQRFLGVSEGNGKALGLDEKWAYHVVKQVGNYGEVFERNVGVKTSLKLERGLNALWTNGGLMYSPPFK